A section of the Agrobacterium tumefaciens genome encodes:
- a CDS encoding vitamin B12-dependent ribonucleotide reductase: MRIERRFTKPGQSPYAEIDFRKAVSEIKNPDGSIVFRLADIDVPAQFSQVATDVLAQKYFRKAGVPKFLKKVEENDVPSFLWRSVADEKALKDVPEAERYGSETDARQVFDRLAGTWAYWGWKGKYFSSEEDASAFKDELAYMLATQRVAPNSPQWFNTGLHWAYGIDGPGQGHFYVDPFTGKLTKSKSAYEHPQPHACFIQSVEDDLVNEGGIMDLWVREARLFKYGSGTGSNFSYLRGEGEKLSGGGKSSGLMSFLKIGDRAAGAIKSGGTTRRAAKMVVVDADHPDIEAYIDWKVNEEQKVAALVTGSKIVAKHLKAIMKACVNCEADNGDCFDPAKNPALKREIRAAKKDMVPENYVKRVIQFAEQGYKDIQFKTYDTDWDSEAYLTVSGQNSNNSVSLKDDFLRAVENDGDWNLTARKDGKVMKTLKARDLWEKISHAAWASADPGLHFNTTMNDWHTSPAAGPIRASNPCSEYMFLDDTACNLASLNLLQFKDQATKRIDIADYEHAVRLWTVVLEVSVMMAQFPSRQIAELSYEYRTLGLGYANIGGLLMSSGIPYDSAEGRAIAGALTAIMTGVSYATSAEMAGELGPFPGFAPNRDNMLRVIRNHRRAALGQSDGYEGLSVNPVALIHGDCPDQDLIAHATAAWDKALELGEKHGYRNAQTTVIAPTGTIGLVMDCDTTGIEPDFALVKFKKLAGGGYFKIINRAVPDALRSLGYSESQIAEIEAYAVGHGNLNQAPGINPSTLKAKGFTDEKIEAINGALKSAFDIKFVFNQWTLGADFLKETLKVSDEQLSDMSFNLLEHLGFGKKDIEAANVHVCGAMTLEGAPFLKNEHLAVFDCANPCGKIGKRYLSVESHIRMMAAAQPFISGAISKTINMPNDATVEDCGAAYMLSWKLALKANALYRDGSKLSQPLNASLVEDEDDEDFVEELIQQPLAQQAVTITEKIVERVVERVSREREKLPNRRQGYTQKATVGGHKVYLRTGEFGDGRIGEIFIDMHKEGAAFRAMMNNFAIAISLGLQYGVPLEEYVEAFTFTKFEPAGMVQGNDAIKNATSILDYVFRELAVSYLGRHDLAHVDTSDFSNTALGKGIQEGKTNLVSTGWTRGYKPTIVSRNDGERTASEPKGSATAAPARASANVTAFAGSAARKLEPTVAIATSEIVSFKRDYEERAKELAEEIAEEVIDEVVQESQQTATALFSDKAAADAASAKTEAKKVENERRMRSIAQGYTGNMCSECQNFTMVRNGTCEKCDTCGATSGCS; this comes from the coding sequence ATGCGCATTGAACGCCGCTTCACGAAGCCCGGCCAATCGCCTTACGCGGAGATCGACTTCCGCAAGGCCGTCAGTGAAATCAAGAACCCGGATGGATCCATCGTGTTCCGTCTGGCTGACATCGACGTTCCCGCGCAGTTCAGCCAGGTTGCGACCGACGTTCTGGCGCAGAAATATTTTCGCAAGGCCGGCGTGCCGAAGTTCCTGAAGAAGGTCGAAGAGAACGATGTTCCTTCCTTCCTGTGGCGCTCCGTTGCCGACGAAAAGGCGCTGAAGGACGTTCCGGAAGCCGAGCGCTACGGCTCCGAAACCGATGCACGCCAGGTTTTCGATCGTCTGGCCGGCACCTGGGCCTATTGGGGCTGGAAGGGCAAATATTTCTCGTCCGAAGAAGATGCGTCCGCTTTCAAGGATGAGCTTGCCTATATGCTCGCCACCCAGCGTGTTGCTCCCAACTCCCCGCAATGGTTCAACACCGGCCTGCACTGGGCCTATGGCATCGATGGTCCCGGCCAGGGCCACTTCTATGTCGACCCGTTCACCGGCAAGCTGACCAAGTCCAAGTCCGCTTACGAACATCCGCAGCCGCATGCCTGCTTCATCCAGTCCGTTGAGGACGACCTCGTTAATGAAGGCGGCATCATGGACCTGTGGGTGCGCGAAGCGCGCCTGTTCAAATACGGCTCCGGCACCGGCTCCAACTTCTCCTATCTGCGTGGCGAAGGCGAAAAACTCTCCGGCGGCGGCAAGTCCTCAGGCCTGATGAGCTTCCTCAAGATCGGCGACCGCGCAGCCGGCGCCATCAAGTCCGGCGGTACGACCCGCCGTGCGGCCAAGATGGTCGTCGTTGATGCCGACCACCCGGATATCGAAGCCTATATCGACTGGAAGGTGAACGAGGAGCAGAAGGTTGCCGCGCTCGTCACCGGTTCCAAGATCGTCGCCAAGCACCTGAAGGCGATCATGAAGGCCTGCGTCAACTGCGAAGCAGACAATGGAGACTGCTTCGACCCGGCCAAGAACCCTGCCCTGAAGCGCGAAATCCGCGCTGCCAAAAAGGACATGGTGCCGGAAAACTACGTCAAGCGCGTCATCCAGTTCGCAGAGCAGGGTTACAAGGACATCCAGTTCAAGACCTACGACACGGATTGGGATTCGGAAGCCTACCTCACGGTATCCGGCCAGAACTCCAACAACTCCGTCTCGCTGAAGGACGATTTCCTGCGCGCTGTCGAAAATGACGGCGACTGGAACCTCACCGCCCGCAAGGACGGCAAGGTCATGAAGACGCTGAAGGCCCGCGACCTCTGGGAAAAGATTTCCCACGCCGCCTGGGCGTCTGCCGATCCGGGTTTGCACTTCAACACGACGATGAACGACTGGCACACCTCGCCGGCGGCCGGCCCCATCCGCGCTTCTAACCCGTGCTCGGAATACATGTTCCTCGACGACACGGCCTGCAACCTCGCCTCGCTGAACCTTCTGCAGTTCAAGGATCAGGCGACGAAGCGCATCGATATCGCCGATTACGAACACGCCGTTCGTCTGTGGACCGTGGTGCTCGAAGTGTCCGTCATGATGGCGCAGTTCCCCTCGCGCCAGATTGCCGAACTCTCCTATGAGTACCGCACCCTCGGCCTCGGTTACGCCAATATCGGCGGCCTCCTGATGTCCTCGGGCATTCCCTATGACAGCGCCGAAGGCCGCGCCATTGCCGGTGCGCTGACTGCCATCATGACCGGCGTGTCCTATGCCACCTCGGCCGAAATGGCCGGCGAGCTTGGCCCCTTCCCGGGCTTTGCGCCGAACCGCGACAACATGCTGCGCGTCATCCGCAACCACCGCCGCGCCGCCCTTGGCCAGTCGGACGGTTATGAGGGCCTGTCGGTCAACCCGGTCGCGCTCATCCATGGCGACTGCCCGGATCAAGACCTGATCGCCCACGCGACAGCCGCCTGGGACAAGGCGCTGGAACTTGGTGAAAAGCACGGCTACCGCAACGCCCAGACGACCGTTATCGCACCGACCGGCACGATCGGCCTGGTGATGGATTGCGACACGACCGGCATCGAGCCCGACTTCGCGCTGGTGAAGTTCAAGAAGCTCGCCGGCGGCGGCTACTTCAAGATCATCAACCGCGCCGTTCCGGATGCGCTGCGGTCGCTCGGTTATTCCGAAAGCCAGATCGCCGAGATCGAGGCCTATGCCGTCGGCCATGGCAATCTCAACCAGGCTCCCGGCATCAACCCCTCGACGCTGAAGGCCAAGGGCTTCACCGATGAGAAGATCGAGGCCATCAATGGCGCGCTGAAGAGCGCCTTCGACATCAAGTTCGTCTTCAACCAGTGGACGCTCGGCGCCGACTTCCTCAAGGAAACCCTGAAGGTTTCCGACGAGCAGCTCTCCGACATGAGCTTCAACCTGCTCGAGCACCTCGGCTTCGGCAAGAAGGACATCGAAGCGGCCAACGTGCACGTCTGCGGCGCGATGACGCTGGAAGGCGCACCGTTCCTGAAGAACGAACACCTGGCGGTCTTCGATTGCGCCAACCCCTGCGGCAAGATCGGCAAGCGTTATCTCTCGGTCGAATCGCATATCCGCATGATGGCGGCGGCTCAGCCCTTCATCTCGGGCGCGATCTCCAAGACGATCAACATGCCGAACGATGCGACGGTTGAGGATTGCGGCGCAGCCTACATGCTCTCCTGGAAGCTGGCGCTGAAGGCCAATGCCCTTTACCGCGATGGCTCCAAGCTTTCCCAGCCGCTCAACGCTTCGCTGGTGGAAGACGAGGACGACGAAGACTTCGTTGAAGAACTGATCCAGCAGCCGCTCGCCCAGCAGGCCGTGACGATCACCGAAAAGATCGTTGAACGCGTCGTTGAGCGTGTTTCGCGCGAGCGTGAAAAGCTGCCGAACCGCCGTCAGGGTTACACCCAGAAGGCAACTGTCGGCGGTCACAAGGTCTATCTGCGCACCGGCGAATTCGGTGACGGCCGCATCGGCGAAATCTTTATCGATATGCACAAGGAAGGCGCCGCCTTCCGCGCGATGATGAACAACTTCGCCATCGCCATTTCGCTCGGTCTGCAATATGGCGTGCCGCTGGAAGAATATGTGGAGGCCTTCACCTTCACCAAGTTCGAACCGGCCGGCATGGTGCAGGGCAACGACGCGATCAAGAACGCCACGTCGATCCTCGACTACGTGTTCCGCGAACTCGCCGTCTCCTATCTCGGCCGCCACGATCTCGCCCATGTCGATACGTCCGACTTCTCCAACACGGCGCTCGGCAAGGGTATCCAGGAAGGCAAGACCAACCTCGTTTCCACCGGCTGGACCCGCGGTTACAAGCCGACCATCGTGTCCCGCAATGACGGCGAACGCACCGCTTCCGAGCCCAAGGGTTCGGCAACGGCAGCCCCTGCCCGCGCCTCGGCCAACGTAACGGCTTTCGCCGGCTCCGCCGCCCGCAAGCTGGAACCGACAGTCGCCATCGCAACCTCCGAAATCGTCTCCTTCAAGCGGGACTATGAAGAGCGCGCCAAGGAACTGGCCGAAGAAATCGCCGAAGAGGTGATCGACGAGGTCGTCCAGGAATCCCAGCAGACCGCGACCGCCCTCTTCTCCGACAAGGCCGCCGCAGACGCAGCGTCAGCCAAGACGGAAGCCAAAAAGGTGGAAAACGAACGCCGCATGCGCTCGATCGCTCAAGGCTATACGGGCAACATGTGCTCGGAATGCCAGAACTTCACGATGGTGCGGAACGGCACTTGCGAGAAGTGCGATACTTGCGGTGCTACGAGCGGTTGCAGCTGA
- the gpt gene encoding xanthine phosphoribosyltransferase: protein MSLPDKAFPVSWDQFHRDARALAWRLAGLDKEFRAIVCITRGGLVPAAIISRELNIRLIDTVCIATRHDYVNQGDTVLLKGVAPELTADAGEGVLVVDDLTDTGKTALEVREMLPKAHFACVYAKPKGVPTIDTFVTEVSQDTWIYFPWDMGFTYQEPIAKGSRG, encoded by the coding sequence ATGTCCCTTCCCGATAAAGCCTTTCCCGTTTCCTGGGACCAGTTTCACCGCGACGCCCGTGCGCTCGCCTGGCGTCTTGCCGGCCTCGACAAAGAGTTTCGCGCGATCGTCTGTATCACCCGCGGCGGCCTCGTTCCGGCGGCGATCATTTCCCGTGAACTCAACATCCGCCTGATCGACACCGTCTGCATCGCCACGCGCCATGACTACGTCAACCAGGGCGATACGGTTCTCCTGAAGGGCGTAGCCCCCGAGTTGACGGCCGACGCCGGCGAAGGCGTGCTTGTCGTCGACGACCTCACCGATACCGGCAAAACGGCGCTCGAAGTGCGCGAGATGCTGCCGAAAGCGCATTTTGCCTGCGTTTACGCCAAGCCGAAGGGTGTGCCGACCATCGATACCTTCGTCACCGAAGTGAGCCAGGACACCTGGATCTATTTCCCCTGGGACATGGGCTTCACCTATCAGGAGCCGATCGCCAAGGGGTCGCGCGGCTGA
- a CDS encoding universal stress protein, giving the protein MGYKTILAVVDNVSNTQKLGEFVVGLADQFSSHVIGLHMETLAAVPLVAPMEIPDPATVQALQDVAHKETTDVGTIFERTLSENGISHEWRSFVTSVGYASSAAIDSARCADLIVARQSNSSALSDSRTDIDSFLYESGRPVLLVPHVLTVAKPIKRVLIAWNGSREATRATFDALPFLKAADSVEIFSVDQAESETQSAGLAGTELAATLARHGVNVTVTSQEKIAGISAQAAIENRLSDNSIDLLVMGAYGHSRWWELLFGGVTRTLLDSMTAMTLLSR; this is encoded by the coding sequence ATGGGTTACAAAACGATCCTGGCAGTGGTCGACAATGTTTCGAACACGCAGAAGCTCGGCGAATTCGTGGTCGGCCTTGCCGACCAGTTTTCCTCACATGTGATCGGCCTGCACATGGAAACGCTGGCCGCCGTTCCACTCGTCGCACCGATGGAAATCCCCGATCCCGCCACCGTGCAGGCGCTGCAGGATGTGGCGCATAAGGAAACCACCGATGTCGGCACGATTTTTGAGCGCACGCTGTCAGAAAACGGCATCTCGCATGAATGGCGCAGCTTCGTCACATCCGTTGGCTACGCCTCGTCTGCCGCGATTGACAGCGCCCGCTGCGCCGACCTCATCGTCGCCCGCCAGAGCAATTCCTCAGCACTATCAGACAGCCGCACGGATATCGACAGTTTCCTCTACGAAAGCGGTCGTCCCGTTCTCCTCGTTCCGCATGTGCTGACGGTTGCCAAACCGATCAAACGGGTCCTGATCGCCTGGAACGGCTCGCGCGAGGCAACCCGCGCCACCTTCGATGCCCTGCCCTTTCTCAAAGCCGCCGATAGCGTCGAAATCTTCTCTGTCGACCAGGCCGAAAGCGAAACGCAGTCTGCGGGTCTCGCCGGCACCGAACTCGCCGCAACGCTTGCCCGCCACGGTGTCAATGTCACCGTCACCTCGCAGGAAAAGATCGCCGGAATTTCGGCGCAGGCTGCCATCGAGAACCGCCTCTCCGACAACAGCATCGACCTTCTTGTCATGGGCGCCTACGGCCATTCTCGCTGGTGGGAACTGCTGTTTGGCGGCGTCACCCGCACGCTGCTCGATTCCATGACTGCGATGACACTGCTGTCGCGTTGA
- a CDS encoding competence/damage-inducible protein A, translating to MSSPSSTSSVVTAAMLAIGDELLSGRTKDKNIGHLADVLTMSGIDLKEVRIVADEEDAIVDALNALRSRYDYVFTSGGIGPTHDDITADAVSAAFGLPCEHDAEALRLLGDMYRAREMEFTEARKRMARMPRGAAHIANPVSVAPGFIIGNVYVMAGVPQVFQAMLDNVMPTLRTGAKVMSQAVRSPYGEGDIGTPLTAIQKAHPETSIGSYPKYDGQRFSTEIVVRARDAGVLKAAADAVAAMIEAIGQEKQLAASKGDATA from the coding sequence ATGTCCAGTCCCTCCTCCACCTCTTCCGTTGTCACCGCCGCCATGCTCGCCATCGGCGACGAGCTTCTGTCCGGCCGCACCAAGGACAAGAACATCGGCCACCTTGCGGATGTGTTGACCATGTCCGGCATTGACCTCAAGGAAGTGCGCATTGTTGCCGATGAGGAAGATGCGATCGTCGACGCACTCAATGCGCTGCGCAGCCGATACGATTACGTCTTCACATCAGGTGGGATCGGCCCGACCCATGACGACATCACCGCGGATGCGGTTTCTGCGGCGTTTGGCCTGCCCTGCGAACACGATGCCGAGGCATTGCGCCTGCTGGGGGACATGTATCGCGCCCGCGAGATGGAGTTCACCGAGGCGCGCAAGCGCATGGCGCGCATGCCCAGAGGCGCGGCCCATATCGCCAATCCCGTTTCCGTCGCCCCCGGCTTCATCATCGGCAATGTTTATGTCATGGCCGGTGTGCCGCAGGTATTCCAGGCCATGCTCGACAATGTCATGCCGACCCTGCGCACCGGCGCCAAGGTCATGTCGCAGGCGGTGCGCTCGCCCTATGGCGAAGGCGATATCGGCACGCCGCTGACGGCTATCCAGAAGGCCCATCCCGAAACCAGCATCGGTTCCTACCCGAAATATGACGGGCAGCGATTTTCAACCGAAATCGTCGTGCGCGCCCGCGATGCCGGCGTGCTGAAGGCGGCCGCGGATGCCGTGGCGGCCATGATCGAAGCGATCGGCCAGGAGAAGCAACTGGCCGCCAGCAAGGGTGATGCCACCGCCTGA
- the wrbA gene encoding NAD(P)H:quinone oxidoreductase type IV — protein sequence MTKVLVLYYSSYGHIEKMAYAVAEGVKSTGAEAVVKRVPELVPEEVAKSSHFKMDQPAPVATVDELAEYDAIIVGAGTRFGTVASQMRNFWDQTGGLWFNGKLVGKVGSAFTSTATQHGGQESTILGFIPTFLHHGMAVVGLPYAFQGQMGVDEIKGGSPYGASTITDGDGSRQPSEIELEGARFQGAHVAKIAAKLSA from the coding sequence ATGACGAAGGTTCTGGTACTCTATTATTCCTCCTACGGCCATATTGAGAAAATGGCCTATGCAGTTGCCGAAGGCGTGAAGTCCACCGGCGCAGAAGCGGTGGTAAAGCGCGTTCCCGAACTGGTTCCGGAAGAAGTCGCCAAGTCCTCGCACTTCAAGATGGATCAACCTGCACCCGTAGCGACGGTGGATGAACTGGCCGAATATGACGCCATCATCGTCGGTGCCGGCACACGTTTCGGCACGGTTGCCTCGCAGATGCGCAACTTCTGGGACCAGACCGGCGGCCTTTGGTTCAACGGGAAGCTCGTCGGCAAGGTCGGCTCGGCCTTTACCTCGACAGCCACCCAGCACGGCGGTCAGGAATCGACCATTCTCGGTTTCATTCCCACATTCCTGCACCATGGCATGGCCGTTGTCGGTCTGCCCTATGCATTCCAGGGCCAGATGGGCGTCGATGAAATCAAGGGCGGTTCGCCTTATGGCGCTTCCACCATCACCGATGGGGACGGGTCCCGCCAGCCTTCGGAGATCGAACTGGAAGGCGCGCGGTTCCAGGGAGCCCATGTGGCGAAGATTGCCGCCAAGCTTTCTGCCTGA
- a CDS encoding DUF982 domain-containing protein, translating into MNTRWQKPVLIAFETPGEYTSIDTTQAASWALIEDWPIEDGEALDRALLVCAAVDAGRKKPEDARKAFIAAAVEAGLDLKA; encoded by the coding sequence ATGAATACGCGCTGGCAGAAACCCGTTCTGATCGCCTTTGAAACGCCGGGCGAGTACACGAGCATCGACACCACACAGGCGGCCTCATGGGCGCTGATCGAGGATTGGCCGATCGAGGATGGCGAGGCGCTCGACAGGGCGCTTCTCGTTTGCGCCGCCGTCGATGCCGGTCGCAAAAAGCCTGAGGATGCCCGCAAGGCCTTCATCGCGGCAGCAGTCGAAGCGGGTCTTGATCTCAAGGCCTGA
- a CDS encoding DUF3309 family protein: MLGTILVILLILFLIGALPSWGYHNYGYGPSGGLGLVLVIVLILVLLGRI; the protein is encoded by the coding sequence ATGCTCGGCACCATCCTTGTCATCCTGCTCATTCTGTTTCTGATCGGCGCATTGCCGAGTTGGGGATACCATAATTACGGTTACGGTCCGTCGGGCGGTCTCGGACTGGTTCTGGTGATCGTCCTGATCCTCGTGCTGCTCGGGCGTATTTAA
- a CDS encoding protein-L-isoaspartate O-methyltransferase family protein — protein MMDFETARANMVDSQLRTTDVTSHSVLKAFLSVPREAFVPAGVRQIAYVDEDLQICPARDGRPARYVMKASPLAKLLQLAAVSKEDVVLEIGGGCGYAAAILSQLAGSVVSLESDEALAAQATETLASLGYDNVAVVTGDLAKGYASEAPYDLIFLNGSVEEVPAALTDQLRDGGRLVVVVGYGNAAKATVYRRDGNSTSAATFFNASVKPLPGFAKAAEFVF, from the coding sequence ATGATGGATTTCGAAACCGCACGCGCCAATATGGTCGACAGCCAGCTGCGCACGACCGACGTAACGTCGCATTCGGTGCTCAAGGCGTTTCTGAGCGTGCCGCGCGAGGCGTTCGTGCCGGCCGGCGTGCGCCAGATTGCCTATGTGGACGAAGATCTCCAGATCTGTCCCGCCCGGGATGGCCGTCCGGCCCGTTACGTCATGAAGGCGTCGCCGCTGGCGAAACTTCTGCAGCTTGCCGCTGTTTCCAAGGAAGACGTGGTGCTGGAGATCGGTGGCGGTTGCGGCTATGCGGCCGCCATCCTGTCGCAACTTGCTGGTTCCGTCGTGTCGCTGGAGAGCGACGAAGCTCTTGCCGCGCAGGCAACCGAAACGCTGGCGTCCCTCGGCTACGACAATGTTGCCGTCGTCACGGGTGATCTGGCCAAGGGCTATGCGAGCGAAGCGCCTTACGATCTGATCTTCCTCAATGGCTCGGTGGAAGAAGTTCCGGCGGCGCTGACGGACCAGCTGCGCGACGGCGGACGCCTTGTCGTTGTTGTCGGATACGGCAATGCCGCAAAGGCCACCGTCTATCGCCGTGATGGCAATAGCACGTCTGCGGCGACTTTCTTTAACGCATCGGTCAAGCCGCTGCCCGGTTTCGCCAAGGCGGCCGAATTCGTTTTCTGA
- the popZ gene encoding DUF2497 domain-containing protein, with amino-acid sequence MAQPSVAREPSMEEILASIRRIIESNEPGPAGAFSGPLPPVYDDEDEAASESPFLAEPISPPARVPPAANQPYGARPAPEFSPVSASAVSERQETAAEKTMSLADVAARVRAAADRNAAMGPQAFAAQAQRGAVEMTPSPASAPSNASQPVSAASSERAAPQRPTDVRPLMAAVAAAGVAEQPAPFVSEDRAAAAAIESAPSPESRFDQLSLRGSIDAAPAVTQADASAQEPVVETATFEPAEELAPEETHGDSGLSLNLISAAAGAQIARSFSELAEVFDGVERRSIEDMAAEMLRPMLQDWLEDNLPTLVERLVREEIERVARGSRR; translated from the coding sequence ATGGCCCAGCCAAGCGTAGCGCGTGAACCGTCCATGGAGGAGATTCTGGCATCTATCCGCCGGATCATAGAGAGCAACGAACCCGGACCTGCCGGCGCGTTTTCGGGGCCCTTGCCGCCGGTTTACGATGATGAAGACGAGGCTGCGAGTGAGAGCCCGTTCCTTGCCGAGCCCATCAGCCCGCCGGCCCGCGTTCCCCCCGCCGCAAATCAGCCTTATGGTGCACGCCCCGCGCCGGAATTTTCGCCGGTTTCCGCAAGTGCGGTAAGCGAACGGCAGGAAACCGCCGCGGAAAAGACCATGTCGCTTGCCGATGTCGCCGCCCGTGTGCGTGCCGCGGCCGACCGCAATGCCGCCATGGGCCCGCAGGCTTTTGCTGCACAGGCGCAACGTGGCGCGGTTGAGATGACACCGTCTCCTGCCTCTGCGCCCTCGAATGCGTCGCAGCCAGTGTCCGCGGCTTCTTCGGAGCGCGCTGCACCCCAGCGTCCGACGGATGTCCGGCCGCTGATGGCGGCTGTTGCAGCCGCCGGTGTGGCTGAACAGCCTGCCCCCTTCGTCTCGGAAGATCGCGCCGCCGCTGCGGCCATCGAAAGCGCGCCGTCGCCGGAAAGCCGTTTTGACCAGCTCTCGTTGCGCGGCTCCATCGATGCGGCCCCGGCCGTGACGCAGGCAGACGCGTCAGCTCAGGAACCTGTCGTCGAGACGGCGACTTTCGAACCCGCTGAGGAGCTGGCGCCGGAAGAGACACATGGCGATAGCGGCCTCTCGCTCAACTTGATCTCCGCCGCTGCCGGTGCGCAGATTGCCCGGTCGTTCAGCGAACTGGCGGAGGTTTTCGACGGCGTCGAGCGGCGCTCGATCGAAGATATGGCTGCCGAGATGCTGCGCCCGATGTTGCAGGACTGGCTGGAAGACAATCTGCCGACGCTTGTTGAGCGTCTGGTGCGTGAGGAAATCGAGCGGGTGGCGCGCGGTTCGCGCCGCTGA